The sequence GAACGACCGGGTAGGCTGCGTTACTCGATGAAATCCTGCTTTTATGCAATGCACAAGCGCTTGTATAGCTATGCTTTTGATATCTTCCGCGCATCCGGTTCGGGGCGGGAACCCACCACCCAGCGGTGCAACGTGTTCCGGTGGTGGCTTAAGTTCGATTTAAGTCGGGGCTTTCACACTGCAGTCCATTCCCACACCGGCTATTGCAGCCAGGACTTTCAGGAGAAACCGTGATGGACAAGCTGCTCTCTACCCCCCGTCGTCTCGTATTGGCCCTGGTGGCCGCAGGTGCCATAGGTGCTGCGGGTGCCGGCCTGGTTTCCGGCATGCACCACAGCGCACAGGCCAGCACGCCGGTGGCTGCGGCCACGGCCACTGCAGCCTCGGCAGCAGCCCCCGTGCCCACGGTGGGTATGCCTGACTTTGCGGCCATCACCCGTGCCAATGCCCCGGCCGTGGTGAACATCAGCGTCGTGGGCGATGCCCGAGCCATGCAGATGCGCGGCGATGACAGTGCGGATGACGGTGACAGCGGCGCAGGCCCGCAGATCGACCCCAACGACCCCTTCTTTGAATTCTTCCGCCGCTTTGGCTTGCCTGGCATCCCGGGCATGCAAGGCGGCCAGGCCCAACCGCGCGACACCCCGGCGCGGGGTGAGGGCTCGGGCTTTATCGTCAGCAGCGACGGCCTGATTCTGACCAATGCCCATGTGGTCTACGGCGCCAAGGAGGTCAGCGTCAAGCTCAACGACCGGCGCGAATTCCAGGCCAAGGTGCTGGGCCTGGACCCCAAGACCGATGTGGCCGTGCTGCGCATCCAGGCCAAGGATCTGCCCGTGGTGAAGCTGGGCAATACCAAGGACTTGCAGGTGGGCGAATGGGTGCTGGCCATTGGTGCACCCTTTGGCTTTGAGAACAGCGTCACCGCCGGTGTGGTCAGCGCCAAGGGCCGTTCGCTGCCGGATGACAGCCTGGTGCCCTTTTTGCAGACCGATGTGGCCATCAACCCCGGCAACTCTGGCGGCCCGCTGTTCAATGCTCGCGGCGAGGTGGTGGGCATCAACAGCCAGATCTACACCCGCTCGGGTGGCTACCAGGGCGTGTCCTTTGCCATCCCCATCGAGCTGGCCTCGCAGATCCAGCAGCAGATCGTGGCCCATGGCAAGGTGGAGCATGCTCGCCTGGGCGTGGCCGTGCAGGAGGTGAACCAGGGCTTTGCCGACTCCTTTGGCCTGAGCGCACCGGAAGGGGCATTGGTGTCCTCGGTGCAGGACGGCTCGCCCGCCGCCAAGGCAGGCCTGCAACCCGGTGATGTGGTGCAGACCGTGGACGGGCAGCGCATTGTTTCCTCGGGCGACCTGCCGGCCTATGTGGGCCTGCGCCAGCCCGGCGACAAGCTGCAACTGCAGGTGTGGCGCCAGGGCAAGGCCGTGCAACTGACGGCCACGCTGGCCAATGCCGATGATGGCAAGACCCAGAAGGCCGCCAAGGCCGAGGCTGAGAAAGGCAAGCTGGGCCTGGCCCTGCGTCCGTTGACGCCGCAGGAGCAGCAGCAGGTGGGCGTGCAAGGCGGCCTGTTGATCGGCCAGGTCAGCGGTCCGGCCGCCCAGGCCGGTGTGGCCCCTGGTGATGTGCTGCTGTCCATCAACAACCAGGCGGTGAACAGCGTGGAAGCCGTGCAGACCGCCATGGCCAAGGTCGGCAAGACCGTGGCCCTGCTGGTGATGCGGGGCGGGGACAAGATCTTTGTGCCCGTGCACCTGGGCTGATGGCGGTTGTCTCCACGCTATGCTTGCTTCATGCGACTGTTGCTTGTTGAAGACGACCCCATGATCGGCGAAGCCGTGCAAGACCTGCTGCGTGGCGAAGGCCATGCGGTGGACTGGGCGCACGACGGAGTGCAGGCCGACACCGCCTTGCGCGGCACGGCCTATGACTTGGTGCTGCTGGATCTGGGCCTGCCCAAGAGGGATGGTTTGGACGTGCTGCGCGCCCTGCGCGCCCGCAAGGACCGCACGCCAGTGTTGGTGGCCACGGCCCGCGATGCCGTGGCCCAGCGCATTGCCGGTTTGGACGCGGGGGCCGACGATTACATCGTCAAACCCTATGACCTGGACGAGCTGCTGGCCCGTATGCGCGCCCTGCACCGGCGCAGCGGCGGCCGGGCCGAGCCTGCCTACTGCCATGGCGACGTGACGGTGGAGCCTGCCACCCGCAGCGTGACGCTGCAGGGCGCCAGCGTGGCCCTGTCGGCCCGCGAATGGGCGGTGCTGGAGGCGCTGACTGCCAGGCCAGGTCAAGTGCTCAGCCGAGCCCAGCTGGAGGACAAACTCTACGGCTGGGGCGAGGAAGTGGGCAGCAATGCGGTGGAGGTTTATATCCACGGCCTGCGCAAAAAGCTGGGGGCCGAATTGATTTTGAATGTGCGTGGACTGGGGTATATGGTGCCGAAAGACTGACCCCCCTGAGCCGCTTCGCGCCTTCCCCCAGGGGGACGACACCGGCGCGGCGGGGCGGCCCTTGCGCGGTGTCCTGGCAAAAGGGGCGGGGCAGGCGGCAGGGGCACATTTCCCCCTTGTCTTGGGTGTTGCCCCTTCCCCCGCCGGGGGAAGGCGGGGATGGGGGCCTGCCTTCCTG comes from Comamonas sp. GB3 AK4-5 and encodes:
- a CDS encoding response regulator transcription factor, which codes for MRLLLVEDDPMIGEAVQDLLRGEGHAVDWAHDGVQADTALRGTAYDLVLLDLGLPKRDGLDVLRALRARKDRTPVLVATARDAVAQRIAGLDAGADDYIVKPYDLDELLARMRALHRRSGGRAEPAYCHGDVTVEPATRSVTLQGASVALSAREWAVLEALTARPGQVLSRAQLEDKLYGWGEEVGSNAVEVYIHGLRKKLGAELILNVRGLGYMVPKD
- a CDS encoding Do family serine endopeptidase, with the protein product MDKLLSTPRRLVLALVAAGAIGAAGAGLVSGMHHSAQASTPVAAATATAASAAAPVPTVGMPDFAAITRANAPAVVNISVVGDARAMQMRGDDSADDGDSGAGPQIDPNDPFFEFFRRFGLPGIPGMQGGQAQPRDTPARGEGSGFIVSSDGLILTNAHVVYGAKEVSVKLNDRREFQAKVLGLDPKTDVAVLRIQAKDLPVVKLGNTKDLQVGEWVLAIGAPFGFENSVTAGVVSAKGRSLPDDSLVPFLQTDVAINPGNSGGPLFNARGEVVGINSQIYTRSGGYQGVSFAIPIELASQIQQQIVAHGKVEHARLGVAVQEVNQGFADSFGLSAPEGALVSSVQDGSPAAKAGLQPGDVVQTVDGQRIVSSGDLPAYVGLRQPGDKLQLQVWRQGKAVQLTATLANADDGKTQKAAKAEAEKGKLGLALRPLTPQEQQQVGVQGGLLIGQVSGPAAQAGVAPGDVLLSINNQAVNSVEAVQTAMAKVGKTVALLVMRGGDKIFVPVHLG